One part of the Phragmites australis chromosome 3, lpPhrAust1.1, whole genome shotgun sequence genome encodes these proteins:
- the LOC133911102 gene encoding protein NODULATION SIGNALING PATHWAY 1-like, with protein MSMRITACKLACMKAMNCHEQEHQELAATTSNNGLDWLDDSISFLTADVDIGSSYGWWSTPAPAQQDDIASVVAQTLSPPAALPTISSPLTHASPSIASPAVSSPSDPSSKKRKSPVNRASGHSSSNQRRRAEQDKSGGGGGKKGGTKGSGAGSDGDTSWAEQLLNPCAAAVETGNLSRVQHLFYVLGELASFSGDANHRLAAHGLRALARRLPAAVGSTAAAAVRVPPCECPTLVFTGAEPRLFRASLIKFHEWPTLLESLTRLPGGRAPPSVCLTVAGPSATPPAPFSASPPGYNFSPHLLRYAKSINLQLAIGRAASLDSVHGFCNPGEVLVVCLQFRLGHVAAEERTDILRKVRGLNPELVVLSELDARGDGTAAGEFAAWLELLWRFLESTSAAFKGRDGDERRLLEAEAGTSIAAEAAGEGREAWRERMGSAGFKEAAFGDEAVESAKSLLRKYDGGWEMSAPVASGGAGAVALRWKGQPVSFCSLWRRA; from the exons ATGTCCATGCGCATCACTGCTTGCAAGCTTGCATGCATGAAGGCCATGAACTGCCACGAGCAGGAGCaccaggagctcgccgccactACGAGCAACAACGGCCTGGATTGGCTCGATGACTCCATCTCCTTCCTCACCGCGGATGTCGACATCGGCAGCAGCTATGGGTGGTGGTCTACTCCCGCGCCTGCGCAGCAAGATGACATTGCCAGCGTCGTGGCGCAGACGCTTTCGCCTCCGGCGGCACTACCGACGATCAGTTCGCCGTTGACGCACGCCTCCCCAAGCATTGCGTCACCAGCGGTATCGTCCCCGTCGGATCCTTCGTCCAAGAAGCGCAAGTCCCCGGTGAACAGGGCGTCTGGCCATAGCAGCAGCAACCAACGTCGCCGCGCTGAGCAAGACAAGtcaggtggtggcggcggcaagAAGGGTGGCACCAAGGGCAGCGGAGCAGGATCTGACGGGGACACGAGCTGGGCAGAGCAGCTGCTGAACCCGTGCGCGGCCGCCGTCGAGACAGGCAACCTGTCGCGGGTGCAGCACCTGTTCTACGTGCTCGGCGAGCTAGCCTCTTTCTCAGGGGACGCGAACCACCGCCTGGCCGCGCACGGGCTGCGTGCACTCGCCCGCAGGCTCCCTGCCGCCGTTGGCTCGACCGCTGCGGCGGCCGTGCGGGTGCCGCCCTGCGAGTGCCCCACGCTGGTGTTCACGGGCGCCGAGCCGCGGCTGTTCCGCGCGTCGCTCATCAAGTTCCACGAG TGGCCGACGCTTCTGGAGTCCCTGACCCGCCTGCCCGGCGGCCGCGCACCGCCGTCAGTCTGCCTCACCGTCGCGGGCCCCTCGGCCACCCCACCGGCGCCCTTCTCGGCGTCGCCTCCGGGGTACAACTTCTCGCCGCACCTCCTCCGGTACGCCAAATCCATCAACCTGCAGCTCGCCATCGGCCGTGCAGCCTCCCTGGATTCTGTGCATGGCTTCTGCAACCCCGGCGAGGTGCTCGTCGTCTGCCTCCAGTTCCGGCTCGGCCACGTCGCCGCCGAAGAGCGGACAGACATCCTGCGGAAGGTCCGAGGCCTCAATCCGGAGCTGGTGGTGCTCTCGGAGCTCGACGCCAGGGGCGACGGCACCGCGGCAGGCGAGTTCGCGGCGTGGCTGGAGCTGCTGTGGCGGTTCCTGGAGTCGACCTCCGCTGCGTTCAAAGGGAGGGATGGAGACGAGAGGCGCCTACTGGAGGCCGAGGCGGGCACGTCCAtcgcggcggaggcggcaggCGAGGGGAGGGAGGCGTGGCGGGAGCGCATGGGGTCGGCTGGGTTCAAGGAGGCGGCGTTCGGGGACGAGGCGGTGGAGTCGGCGAAGTCGCTGCTGAGAAAGTACGATGGCGGGTGGGAGATGTCAGCGCCGGTGGCGTCGGGGGGCGCCGGCGCTGTGGCGCTGCGGTGGAAGGGGCAGCCTGTGTCGTTCTGCTCGCTGTGGCGGCGGGCGTAG
- the LOC133912670 gene encoding uncharacterized protein LOC133912670, whose protein sequence is MALKTLQVSSNLARRPSTYSFGQSSPSYQPKLPLRPDARLAAKKHQKSSTSVLKCRANLHGCMDEVVQSQKDQTTEIPIVLYPSATFPGTTLQLQVYEFRYRIMMQTLLQEGLKFGVIYSDKNGRMADVGCIVHVIECERLVDDRFFLTCVGENRFRVVGVIRTKPYVVARIQVLNDQPGSEPHDDLGSLMQQVEQHLKNVAMLSDKLSWNPRGDHQAEQLRRLHSAASFSFLVARLFIDDRSEQQALLQMDDTTQRLAREGRYLERKSKYLAAIAAINDAFEHLSCNEK, encoded by the coding sequence ATGGCCCTCAAGACTCTGCAAGTTTCATCTAATTTAGCAAGGCGGCCAAGCACCTACAGTTTCGGTCAATCCTCGCCTTCGTACCAGCCAAAACTTCCACTGAGACCTGACGCAAGACTCGCCGCAAAGAAGCACCAAAAGAGTAGTACATCTGTCCTGAAATGCAGAGCCAATCTGCACGGTTGCATGGATGAGGTTGTTCAGTCCCAGAAGGATCAGACAACTGAAATCCCCATTGTTCTGTACCCATCGGCCACCTTTCCCGGCACGACACTTCAGTTGCAGGTGTACGAGTTCAGGTACCGCATCATGATGCAGACTCTTCTTCAGGAAGGCCTGAAGTTTGGGGTCATCTACTCCGACAAAAATGGCAGGATGGCCGATGTAGGGTGCATTGTCCATGTGATCGAGTGTGAGAGGCTTGTCGACGACCGATTCTTTCTCACCTGTGTAGGTGAAAACAGATTCCGAGTAGTCGGGGTCATCAGGACAAAGCCCTATGTGGTTGCCAGAATTCAGGTACTGAATGACCAGCCTGGCTCAGAGCCACATGATGACCTGGGGAGCCTGATGCAGCAAGTGGAACAGCACCTGAAGAATGTGGCCATGCTTTCAGACAAACTCAGCTGGAATCCAAGGGGAGACCATCAGGCTGAGCAACTCCGTAGGCTGCATTCTGCTGCCTCTTTCTCATTCCTTGTCGCGCGATTATTCATCGATGATCGTTCAGAGCAGCAGGCGCTGCTCCAGATGGACGACACCACGCAGCGGTTGGCGCGAGAGGGGAGGTACCTGGAGCGCAAGAGCAAGTACCTGGCGGCCATTGCTGCGATCAATGACGCCTTTGAGCACTTGTCCTGCAACGAGAAGTAG